AGAATTCCAGCACCTGGCGGACGACGTTCGAGAAGCGCCGCTGCTGCCAGGATTGCGGCCGGCGCATCAGCGGTTCCTGCGCGCGGGCCTCGAGGGGCGCCAGGGCGGCGAGGGCGAGGAGGGTGCGGCGTGAGGGGCGCATCGTCAGAACCTGTAGCGAAGGCCGAGACCGACCTGGACATTGGGGCTTTCGGACACGAGGCCCATGCCGAGCGAGGGTTCGATCCAGAGGCCCTGGGCCAGGCGCTGCACGAGGGAGAGGCGAAACACCGCGGCCTCGCTCGCCGTGGCGCGGTACTGGATGGAATTGGCCTGCAGGGCCGCAGTGTAGTTGCCGATGAAGGTGAAGCCGAGGGTGGAGCGATCGCTCAGCGCGAAGCTGACCCCGGCATTGTAGCTGATGCGCCAGCCCGGCCTGAAGGTGATGCCCGACTGCTCGACGGGGAAGGCATATTCATAGGCGATGCCCCCGAAGATCACGAGCGGGTCCACCGTCTTGAACATCTGCACGCCGCCCCGCAACGCCCAGGCGGCGCGGGTGGAGATGAACTGCGTGATGTCCACCGGAACCTGTTGCGATGTGATTCCCTGCTCCGGATTCACAAAGGGCGAGGGGCCGGTCGGCGTGACGAGGGCCGCGGTGAAGACGGCGCCGGGGCGGTATTCGCGCTCGCCCCAGCCGCGGATGTTCACCTGCGCGGTCACGTCGCCCATCGCCCGCGTCTCGCGGTCGGTCACGAAGGTGGGCGAGAACTCGAAGGAGCGGGTGGCGATGAAGAAGGGCACGGTGACCGAGGCCTCCACGCCGTCCAGCAGGCCGACGCGGCCGGTCAGCACGGCGGAGCCGCTGCGGTCGGAGGAGACGGTGCGGCGGTCCCGCAGGTAGCCGAGGTCGAGCGAGAGTTCGGCCTTGCCGGGGCGAAGCGTCACGGCCTGGTCGCGGAAGACGAAGGCCTCTTGCGGGATTTCCTCCTCGCGCGGGTCGCGCAGGCGGCTGGCGGGTTCGGTGGGGGGCGGGGCGGGGGTGGCCACCGGTGCGATCGGGGCTGGCGCAGGGGCGGCGGCGCTTGCTGCGGCGGGGCGGGCGGGCGCCGGGCGCGTGGTCCGCTGCGGCGAGCGCTCGAGCTGCTCCAGCCGCTGCTCCAGCAGGCGGATGCGTTCCATCAGCGCGGCACGGTCGCCGTCGGACTGGGCGATGGCGGGGAAGGCCGCGCTCCCGAGGAGAAGGAGCGCGGCGGAAAGGCTTGCCCTCTTGGCGATGCGGGGCCTGACATCCTGTCGGCGCGATGGCATGGGGCGGCTACATGCCGGCCGCGGAATAGGCCGCCGCCCAGGCGCTGTAGAGATGCGCGTAATAGGCGTACCACGCGGCAGCCGTGTACCAGGACTGCTCCTGCGCGGAGCCGCTCACCGAGTAGTAGCGGGCATAGAACGCGAAGACATAGGCGCTGTAGGAGAAGGAGACGGCAAGCCCGCCGAAGTAGTTGGCCAGCTCGCCCCGCGCCGTGATGTCCCGCGCCGCCTCCTGCGAGATGGCCTCGATGGTCGCGCCGCCGAAGATCGGGCTGCGATCCGCCCAGGCGGGCGTCTGGAAGATGGCGGCGAGCGTCAGGCTGGCCGCCAGCCAGAGTCGTGAGAGTTTGGTGAGCATCATGAGGGACCGTCCTTTTTTGGGGGTCCCTCACGCTATCGAGGCCGGCTTAAGACAAGGTGAAGCGGCGGCCTCAGGCCGGTGGGTAGAGATCCGCCCGCGTCAGCGGCAGGCCCGAGGGGCCGCGGGTGCGCTTGGTGGCGACGGTCTGGAAGATGCAGACCGTCCCGCGCTCGAAGGCCAGCGCGCAGCCGGCGAGATAGAGCAGCCAGATGCGCGTCTTGGCGGCCCCCACCTCGGCCTCGGCGGCCTTGCGGTTGGCGTAGAGGCGTTCGGTCCAGATGCGGCAGGTGCGGCCGTAATGCTCGCGCCAGTTCTCGGTGTCATGGATCTCGAAGCCGTTGCGCTCCATGGAATCCGTGCTGCCACCGATGTGGTCCAGCTCGCCCCCCGGGAAGATGTAGTTCACCAGCGCCGCGAATTCCGGACGCTTCTTGCGGAACTCCCGTTCGTTCTTCTTCATCGGGCGCGCGATGGCGTGGTGCAGGTAGATGCCGCGCGGCCGCAGCAGGTTGCGGATCTGGCGGAAATAGCCCTCGCGGTTGTCGAGGCCGATCGCCTCATACATCCCGATGGAGGCGATCTTGTCGAACTCCATCCCTTCCAGGCTGCGGAAGTCGCGCAGCTCGATCGTCACGCGGTCTTCCAGCCCCAGGCGCTTCACCTTCGCCACCGCGAAATCGTACTGCGCCTGGCTCAGCGTCACGCCATGCGCCTTCGCGCCATAATGCTGCGCCGCGTGGCAGACGAGGCCGCCCCAGCCGCAGCCGATATCCAGCATGCGGTCGCCCGGCTGCAGGCGCAGCTTGCGGCAGATCATGTCGAGCTTGGCCTGCTGCGCCTCGGCGATGCTGTCATTGCCGTTGGGGAAGTAGGCGCAGGTGTAGACCATCTCGGGGTCGAGGAAGAGCGCGTAGAACTCGTTCGACAGGTCGTAGTGGAACTGGATCAGCGCTGTGTCGTCACGCCCCGCCTCGAAGCGTGCCGTCTGCGCGCCGGCATAGGCGTGGCTCGGGTTGGCCTCGCCCGGCCCGAAAAAGAAGGGCAGCAGCGCGCGGAAGGCCGCGAACTTGTCGATCTGCTTCAGCAGCCCCCGCGTGCGCCGGTTGCCGATGCGATCGGAGAAGGCGAGCAGGCTGCCGCCCTCCAGGTCAATCTTCCCCTCGGCCATCAGGTCGAAGAGCGTCGGCGTCTTGGGCTTGCGCAACAGGCGCGTGATGGCGGCTGGGTCGTTGATGGCCAGCGCCAGGTCCCCGCTCCAGCGCGAGCCGAGCGGCACCGCCTCGCCATCCCAGAGCCGCACGGCGAGGTCGAGCTCGAGCTTGCTGCCGAGATCGGCGATCAGGCGGCGCAGGGCCGCGATCCGGCGGTCCGGCGTGGCAAGGGGGGATCGGTTGGGTTCGGGCGCCATGGTGGCGCCCTCATAAGCGCAAGCCCGCCGGCGCGGAAGGGTGCGGGGGAATGCCCCCTCAGCCGACCTTGCGCATCACGAAATCCGTCTTGGCCGCGCCGCAATCCGGGCAGGACCAGGTCTCCGGCACGTCGCGCCAGCGGGTGCCGGGCGGCAGGCCATCCTCCGGCGCGCCCTTGGCCTCGTCATAGACGTAGCTGCACAGCTCGCATTCCCAGACGTGGAACGGTTCCTCGGCGCTCATGCGGCCCTCCCTCGATCGGGGGCGAGCATCGGAAGCACGCGCCGCTTCCGTCAAGCCCGGGCGGCGTGGCAGGTTGGATTCATGCCGTCCGATCATATCGCCATGCTCCGCCACAGCCTCGCCGTCGCCCGCCGGGCGCGGCAGAACGGCAAGCACCCCTTCGGCGCCATCCTGGTGGATGCCGAAGGCCGCGTGCTGATGGAACAGGAGAACGCCTTCGACACGGAGGGCCGGACCGGCCATGCCGAGACGGTGCTGAGCCGCCGCGCCTGTGCCGCCTACACGGCGGAAGAACTGGCGCAGACCACGATGTATGTGAGCGCCGAGCCCTGCGCCATGTGCGCCGGCAGCCTCTACTGGGCCGGCATCGGGCGCCTCGTCTATGCGATGAGCGAGCACAAGCTCGGCCGCATCATCGGCCCGCACCCGGACAATCTGACGCTGGACCTGCCCTGCCGCACCGTGCTGGCGGCCGGCCAACGCCCGGTGGAGGTGATCGGCCCGCTGCTGGAGGATGACGCGGAGGCGGTGGCGCTGCACGATGGCGCCTGGGATCACTGAACTCAGCGCGGCAGCTCATACCCCGTCGCGGCCTCGTCCCGCAGCACGCGCTGCACGGCCGGGCGCGCCAGCACCCGGTCGTGATGCGCGGTGAGGCGCGGGAATTCCCCCGGCTCCAGCGTCGCGCCGCCCCGGAAGCGCCAGAACAGCCGGAACAGGTGGATATCCGCGATGGAAAAGGCCGCGCCCAGCGCATAGGGCCCATCCCCCAGCCGCGCCTCGGCCTGCGCCCAGACCGTGCGGGCATGCTCCAGCCCCTGCCGCCGGGCGGGGTGCACGGTCGCGGCCAGGAAGCTCATCCAGGAGATCGCCCGCGCCTCCGCCATGGCGCCTTCGGGCAGCAGGTGGGCCTCGGGGTGGCGGCGGGCCAGCCAGAAGAGGATCGCTGCCACCTCGGTCAGCGGCCCCTCCGGCGTCACCAGCACCGGAACCTGCCCGGCCGGGTTCAGCGCCAGGAATTCGGGCGTCCGCGTCTCCCGTGCCGCCAGGGAGACCGGCCGCGCCTCGAATTCCGCCCCCACCTCATGCAGCGCGATATGCGCCGCCATGGAACTGGACCCCGGCGCCAGATAGAGGGTCAGCACCGCCAAGCCCTCCCCATCCGCATCGTCATGGGATAGAAGCCGCGCATCCCTCTCCTTCCCTGCAGGACCGAGCCATGCCCGCCTACCAGTATGTCTATGTGATGAAGGACCTGACGAAGTCCTATCCGGGCGGCCGCGAGGTCTTCAAGGGCATCACGCTCTCCTTCCTGCCCGATGCCAAGATCGGCGTGCTCGGCCCCAATGGCGCGGGCAAGTCCACGCTGATGAAGATCATGGCCGGCATGGACAAGGATTTCGGCGGCGAGGCCTGGGCGGCGGAAGGGGCTCGCGTCGGTTACCTCGCGCAGGAGCCGCAGCTCGATCCCGACAAGACCGTGGGCGAGAATGTCCGTGCCGCCTTCGCCACTTTGGAAGCCCAGCTGAAGCGCTTCAACGAGATCAGCGAGCGCTTCATGGAGGAGATGAGCGAGGAGGAGATGAACGACCTCCTCGCCGAGCAGGGCACGCTGCAGGAGGCGATCGACGCCGCCGATGGCTGGGAGCTGGACCGCCGCGTGGAGATCGCGCTCGACGCGCTGCGCTGCCCGCCGGCCGAGGCCTCGGTCGAGAAGCTCTCGGGCGGTGAGCGCCGCCGCGTGGCGCTCTGCCGCCTGCTGCTGGAAAAGCCCGACCTGCTGCTGCTGGACGAGCCGACCAACCACCTGGATGCGGAAAGCGTCTCCTGGCTCGAACACACGCTGCGCGACTATCCGGGCGCCGTGCTGGTCGTCACCCATGACCGCTACTTCCTGGACAATGTGACCAACTGGATCCTGGAAGTGGATCGCGGCCGCGGCTTCCCCTACCAGGGCAACTACTCCTCCTACCTCGAGGCCAAGCGCAAGCGCCTGGAGCAGGAGAACCGCGAGGACACGGCGCGCATCCGCACGCTGGCCGCCGAGCAGGAGTGGATCGGGCGCAGCCCCTCGGCCCGCCAGGCCAAGAGCAAGGCGCGTATCGCCCGCTACGAGGAACTGCTGGAGAAGAGCCAGGAGAAGGGGCCGGGCGAGGTCGAGATCCTCATCTCCCCGCCGCCGCGCCTGGGCAACACCGTCATCGAGGCGGAGGGGCTGCGCAAGGCCTATGGCAACCGCCTTCTCATTGACGATCTCAGCTTCAAGCTGCCGCCCGGCGGCATCGTCGGCGTCATCGGCCCCAATGGCGCGGGCAAGACCACGCTGTTCCGCATGATCACCGGGCAGGAGACGCCGGATGCCGGCACGCTGCGCATCGGCGACACGGTGAACCTCGGTTACGTGGACCAGTCGCGCGACAGCCTGGACGACAAGAAGACCGTCTGGGAGGAAATCTCGGGCGGCGACGACACGATCAACATCGGCAAGCGCTCCATCGCGTCCCGCGCTTATACCGCCGCCTTCAACTTCAAGGGCGCGGACCAGCAGAAGCGCCTGGGCGTGCTCTCGGGCGGCGAGCGCAACCGCGTGCACCTGGCCAAGATGCTGCGCGTTCCGCACAACGTCCTGCTGCTCGACGAGCCGACCAACGACCTCGACGTGGACACGCTCCGCGCGCTGGAAGAGGCGCTGATGGAATTCGCCGGCTGCGTGGTGGTCATCAGCCACGACCGCT
This region of Sediminicoccus rosea genomic DNA includes:
- a CDS encoding transporter family protein, with the protein product MERIRLLEQRLEQLERSPQRTTRPAPARPAAASAAAPAPAPIAPVATPAPPPTEPASRLRDPREEEIPQEAFVFRDQAVTLRPGKAELSLDLGYLRDRRTVSSDRSGSAVLTGRVGLLDGVEASVTVPFFIATRSFEFSPTFVTDRETRAMGDVTAQVNIRGWGEREYRPGAVFTAALVTPTGPSPFVNPEQGITSQQVPVDITQFISTRAAWALRGGVQMFKTVDPLVIFGGIAYEYAFPVEQSGITFRPGWRISYNAGVSFALSDRSTLGFTFIGNYTAALQANSIQYRATASEAAVFRLSLVQRLAQGLWIEPSLGMGLVSESPNVQVGLGLRYRF
- the ettA gene encoding energy-dependent translational throttle protein EttA, coding for MPAYQYVYVMKDLTKSYPGGREVFKGITLSFLPDAKIGVLGPNGAGKSTLMKIMAGMDKDFGGEAWAAEGARVGYLAQEPQLDPDKTVGENVRAAFATLEAQLKRFNEISERFMEEMSEEEMNDLLAEQGTLQEAIDAADGWELDRRVEIALDALRCPPAEASVEKLSGGERRRVALCRLLLEKPDLLLLDEPTNHLDAESVSWLEHTLRDYPGAVLVVTHDRYFLDNVTNWILEVDRGRGFPYQGNYSSYLEAKRKRLEQENREDTARIRTLAAEQEWIGRSPSARQAKSKARIARYEELLEKSQEKGPGEVEILISPPPRLGNTVIEAEGLRKAYGNRLLIDDLSFKLPPGGIVGVIGPNGAGKTTLFRMITGQETPDAGTLRIGDTVNLGYVDQSRDSLDDKKTVWEEISGGDDTINIGKRSIASRAYTAAFNFKGADQQKRLGVLSGGERNRVHLAKMLRVPHNVLLLDEPTNDLDVDTLRALEEALMEFAGCVVVISHDRWFLDRLATHILAFEGDSHVEWFEGNFQAYEEDKRRRLGAAADQPHRIKYRPLVR
- a CDS encoding rubredoxin, producing the protein MSAEEPFHVWECELCSYVYDEAKGAPEDGLPPGTRWRDVPETWSCPDCGAAKTDFVMRKVG
- a CDS encoding nucleoside deaminase, whose product is MPSDHIAMLRHSLAVARRARQNGKHPFGAILVDAEGRVLMEQENAFDTEGRTGHAETVLSRRACAAYTAEELAQTTMYVSAEPCAMCAGSLYWAGIGRLVYAMSEHKLGRIIGPHPDNLTLDLPCRTVLAAGQRPVEVIGPLLEDDAEAVALHDGAWDH
- a CDS encoding glutathione S-transferase family protein, translated to MLTLYLAPGSSSMAAHIALHEVGAEFEARPVSLAARETRTPEFLALNPAGQVPVLVTPEGPLTEVAAILFWLARRHPEAHLLPEGAMAEARAISWMSFLAATVHPARRQGLEHARTVWAQAEARLGDGPYALGAAFSIADIHLFRLFWRFRGGATLEPGEFPRLTAHHDRVLARPAVQRVLRDEAATGYELPR
- a CDS encoding cyclopropane-fatty-acyl-phospholipid synthase family protein → MAPEPNRSPLATPDRRIAALRRLIADLGSKLELDLAVRLWDGEAVPLGSRWSGDLALAINDPAAITRLLRKPKTPTLFDLMAEGKIDLEGGSLLAFSDRIGNRRTRGLLKQIDKFAAFRALLPFFFGPGEANPSHAYAGAQTARFEAGRDDTALIQFHYDLSNEFYALFLDPEMVYTCAYFPNGNDSIAEAQQAKLDMICRKLRLQPGDRMLDIGCGWGGLVCHAAQHYGAKAHGVTLSQAQYDFAVAKVKRLGLEDRVTIELRDFRSLEGMEFDKIASIGMYEAIGLDNREGYFRQIRNLLRPRGIYLHHAIARPMKKNEREFRKKRPEFAALVNYIFPGGELDHIGGSTDSMERNGFEIHDTENWREHYGRTCRIWTERLYANRKAAEAEVGAAKTRIWLLYLAGCALAFERGTVCIFQTVATKRTRGPSGLPLTRADLYPPA